The following proteins are encoded in a genomic region of Gimesia algae:
- a CDS encoding integrase core domain-containing protein, producing the protein MRDWLRWVEVKTMSIESCNGKLRVELFNGEIFDTLWEAKVLIECWKRDYNSIRPHSSPGYRAPVPEANRTAIETTEYEAAA; encoded by the coding sequence GTGCGTGACTGGCTCCGTTGGGTCGAAGTGAAGACCATGTCCATTGAATCCTGCAACGGAAAGCTGAGAGTTGAATTGTTCAACGGGGAAATCTTCGATACGTTATGGGAAGCCAAAGTACTGATCGAATGCTGGAAAAGAGACTACAACTCCATCAGGCCACACAGTTCACCGGGCTACAGAGCCCCGGTGCCGGAAGCGAACAGAACAGCTATTGAAACAACAGAATACGAAGCGGCTGCGTAA
- a CDS encoding arylsulfotransferase family protein: MKFNRDQAIRVLRRLLALFFCLWGLVWLSIRAVEKQPNDRNVLDKGLLAAASVPETVKLWFSVKSTGLEHQEFVMNTEPGLARLGELSDIQYLNNHLYLLYYRYEGTDKGSVYLQNIKTGEVAHTWHVPLRKIFEDIQGLKQDVKADFEAQEISVSLHKRLPNNLAAIRILSPIIGDDLSLIFHCGVLGYMYKLDKKSDLLWKSEELVHHSIELDDDGNIWTCSVDLRHSLAKDLRFREDAVLCLDAEGKRLHFYSLSDMFSNNGLLQTLLEATPATIMPDGPYRDPYHLNNVLPVKSDGKFWRKGDLFLSLRDKSAIVQFRPQDGSIVWYQQGPWLAQHDINIVNESTISVFNNNVSFTSWDWSDIQGGGSNIAFFNFSDKTTEYFGKGLFASKTEGRQTQTVDDWILVEETNKGRYLFIDSFGTVRCQFYIPYHNEPSNAMSPNWARLYLKSGSEFVLQE, translated from the coding sequence ATGAAGTTTAATCGCGACCAGGCAATCAGAGTTCTTCGACGCCTTCTGGCTCTGTTCTTTTGTCTTTGGGGGCTTGTCTGGCTGAGTATAAGAGCTGTCGAAAAACAGCCAAACGACCGAAACGTCCTGGATAAAGGCTTGCTGGCCGCCGCAAGCGTCCCTGAAACTGTGAAACTCTGGTTCTCTGTAAAATCGACCGGTCTGGAGCATCAGGAATTCGTGATGAATACAGAACCTGGTCTTGCCAGGCTGGGGGAACTCTCTGATATTCAATACCTGAACAACCACCTCTACCTGCTTTACTACCGCTACGAAGGGACCGATAAAGGTAGCGTTTATCTGCAGAACATCAAGACCGGTGAAGTGGCACATACCTGGCACGTTCCGCTACGGAAGATCTTCGAAGACATACAGGGGTTAAAACAAGATGTGAAGGCCGATTTCGAAGCACAGGAAATCTCAGTCTCCTTACATAAGCGGTTACCGAACAATCTCGCCGCGATTCGAATTCTTTCGCCGATTATCGGAGATGACTTGTCCCTGATATTCCACTGCGGAGTACTGGGGTACATGTACAAGCTTGACAAGAAATCAGACCTGCTCTGGAAAAGTGAGGAGCTTGTTCATCATTCGATTGAACTGGACGACGACGGCAATATCTGGACTTGCTCAGTTGATTTGAGGCACTCACTCGCCAAAGACTTGCGATTTCGTGAGGACGCAGTGTTATGCCTTGATGCGGAGGGCAAGAGGCTCCATTTCTACTCACTGAGCGACATGTTTTCAAACAACGGTTTGCTTCAGACGCTGTTGGAGGCGACGCCGGCGACGATAATGCCAGACGGTCCCTACCGGGATCCGTACCATCTGAATAATGTGTTGCCCGTCAAGAGTGATGGCAAGTTTTGGAGGAAGGGAGATTTGTTTTTAAGTCTTCGCGATAAGAGTGCGATCGTTCAGTTTCGGCCCCAAGATGGCTCGATTGTGTGGTACCAACAGGGGCCGTGGCTTGCACAACATGATATCAACATCGTGAACGAGTCGACCATTTCGGTTTTCAATAATAATGTGAGCTTTACGTCCTGGGACTGGTCGGACATTCAAGGAGGGGGTAGTAATATTGCCTTTTTTAACTTCTCTGATAAGACCACAGAGTACTTCGGCAAAGGTCTCTTCGCTTCGAAAACAGAGGGGCGGCAAACGCAAACTGTAGACGATTGGATTCTGGTCGAAGAGACAAATAAGGGAAGATACCTCTTCATAGATTCTTTTGGCACCGTTCGCTGCCAATTCTATATCCCGTACCACAACGAACCTTCAAACGCCATGAGTCCAAACTGGGCGCGTTTATATCTCAAGAGTGGGTCAGAGTTTGTATTGCAGGAGTAA
- a CDS encoding helix-turn-helix domain-containing protein produces the protein MSHTDVFKRRRLKVLKAYAAGLTTREIALQVQCSESWIRRIKQEFREQG, from the coding sequence ATTTCACATACTGATGTATTCAAAAGAAGGCGTCTCAAAGTTTTGAAAGCGTATGCAGCCGGTTTAACAACCCGTGAGATTGCATTGCAAGTTCAATGCAGTGAATCGTGGATTAGACGGATCAAACAAGAGTTTCGAGAGCAGGGATAA
- a CDS encoding DUF1501 domain-containing protein, which produces MFFGFCFIFSRQQIRQVGKPIPRQRFPEKYRSQTGLALYGINEDPTDGFGHQCLLARQFAEAGMRFIEPGHGSWDQYSNIQTALANNCAESDKPIAGLFADLKRHDLLKDTLFLWGCEFGRTPYYDSSQSQLESSCGLRAFLSS; this is translated from the coding sequence ATGTTCTTTGGGTTCTGCTTCATTTTCTCCAGACAGCAAATACGTCAGGTTGGGAAGCCCATTCCCCGACAGCGTTTCCCCGAAAAATACAGGAGCCAGACCGGCCTGGCGCTATACGGGATCAACGAAGATCCTACCGATGGCTTTGGACATCAGTGCCTCCTCGCTCGACAATTCGCGGAAGCTGGTATGCGGTTCATCGAACCGGGCCATGGTAGCTGGGATCAGTACAGCAATATTCAAACTGCACTCGCCAATAACTGTGCCGAATCTGACAAGCCGATCGCTGGACTGTTTGCCGATCTCAAACGTCACGATCTACTCAAAGATACGCTATTCCTCTGGGGATGCGAATTCGGCCGCACACCTTACTATGATTCCAGCCAGTCACAACTCGAATCTTCATGCGGTTTGCGTGCTTTTTTGAGTAGTTGA
- a CDS encoding MarR family winged helix-turn-helix transcriptional regulator translates to MELSNKITDSQPMNFDSKEQESFLHLWRTYDCLKVLEDSLFLQFELSPQQYNVLRLLQMYSPKTLQTMELGRRLISRCPDTTRMLDRLEKRLLVKRSRLPENRRVVEIAITKQGLALLKKMEKAVVEMHRRQLGHLSKKEHNSLIQLLKKARKPHEDSSCDWLES, encoded by the coding sequence ATGGAATTATCAAACAAAATTACCGATTCTCAACCAATGAATTTCGACTCAAAGGAACAGGAGTCCTTTTTACACTTGTGGCGTACATATGATTGCCTGAAGGTGTTGGAAGACTCGCTTTTTCTGCAATTCGAACTCTCCCCGCAGCAGTATAATGTCCTGCGACTGCTGCAAATGTATTCTCCGAAAACCCTGCAGACCATGGAACTGGGGCGTCGGTTGATTTCCCGCTGCCCTGATACCACCAGGATGCTGGACCGGTTAGAGAAACGATTACTTGTGAAACGCAGTCGGCTTCCTGAAAACCGCCGTGTGGTCGAAATTGCCATCACAAAGCAGGGGCTGGCATTGCTCAAGAAAATGGAAAAGGCTGTCGTTGAAATGCATCGTCGGCAACTGGGACATCTGAGTAAAAAAGAACACAATAGTCTGATTCAACTACTCAAAAAAGCACGCAAACCGCATGAAGATTCGAGTTGTGACTGGCTGGAATCATAG
- a CDS encoding NAD(P)/FAD-dependent oxidoreductase, with protein sequence MNSTNHSDVIVIGGGPGGTTASTLIAQRGFSVTLLERELTPQYRVGESLIPETYWTFKRLKMLDILKSSHFVKKHGVQFVNSSGQLSAPFYFHEHKPGECSQTWQIRRIEFDSMMIQNAREQGVAVNQGIRVLDILFNGDRAVGVLVKDADGNRKELFADVIVDASGQSSMIINKFKLREPDPSLNKGAIWTYYEGAFRDEGKNEGATIVLSLKNSNGWFWYIPLHDDIVSVGVVADFDYLFKGRQDHETTFHEELQNCPVVKKRIATGKQVATMRATKDFTYRTKQAAGNGWVLVGDALGFLDPLYSSGILLALKSGELAADAIIDGLNRNDTSEKQLGIWAKEYFEGMDRMRRLVVEFYNGFNFGDFVRRFPHHKGNITDLLIGDLFKADLDQVFLDIDQMKSEEKSTANKH encoded by the coding sequence ATGAATTCTACAAATCACAGTGATGTTATTGTTATCGGAGGCGGACCGGGTGGGACTACTGCCTCTACGCTAATCGCACAGCGGGGTTTTTCCGTTACATTATTGGAACGTGAGCTTACGCCACAATACAGGGTCGGTGAATCATTGATCCCCGAAACTTATTGGACGTTTAAACGACTTAAAATGTTGGATATTTTAAAGTCCAGTCACTTCGTGAAAAAGCATGGTGTTCAGTTTGTGAATTCATCCGGGCAGCTTTCAGCCCCATTTTATTTCCATGAACATAAACCAGGTGAATGTTCCCAGACATGGCAAATTCGTCGAATCGAGTTTGATTCAATGATGATACAAAATGCCAGAGAGCAAGGAGTCGCCGTCAATCAGGGAATACGAGTTCTGGATATTCTTTTTAATGGTGATCGGGCGGTGGGAGTCCTGGTGAAAGATGCTGATGGTAATCGAAAAGAATTATTTGCAGACGTGATCGTTGATGCCAGCGGACAAAGCTCCATGATCATCAACAAGTTTAAATTACGAGAACCGGACCCGTCTCTAAATAAGGGAGCCATCTGGACATACTACGAGGGCGCATTCCGAGATGAAGGAAAGAATGAAGGAGCAACAATTGTACTCAGCTTAAAAAACTCAAATGGATGGTTTTGGTATATTCCATTGCACGATGATATCGTAAGCGTTGGAGTGGTTGCTGACTTCGACTATTTATTCAAAGGGAGGCAGGATCATGAAACAACCTTTCATGAAGAATTACAAAATTGTCCTGTCGTTAAAAAACGAATTGCAACCGGAAAACAGGTAGCGACGATGAGAGCAACGAAAGACTTTACATACCGAACTAAACAGGCAGCAGGAAATGGTTGGGTCTTAGTTGGTGACGCATTAGGGTTCCTTGATCCACTTTATTCTTCAGGAATCCTGTTAGCTCTCAAGTCGGGAGAACTGGCTGCAGATGCGATCATCGATGGTCTCAACAGAAATGACACTTCGGAGAAACAGCTCGGAATATGGGCAAAAGAGTATTTCGAGGGAATGGACCGGATGCGGCGATTGGTCGTTGAATTCTATAATGGTTTTAATTTTGGAGATTTTGTGAGACGTTTCCCACATCATAAAGGCAATATCACAGATTTGCTGATTGGTGATTTATTCAAAGCTGATCTTGATCAAGTGTTTTTAGATATTGATCAAATGAAATCTGAGGAAAAATCAACCGCAAACAAACACTGA
- a CDS encoding heme-binding protein codes for MLKNALQSYPVSPWPLVLTLLIGVNMASAQPDQAKVLFENEQPLPLVRTNRAQLTLAGAERAIVASRKQADAMSIQVNIAVVDDGGHLLAFARMDGARPGSVYTSITKATSAATKRGPTGPLPNADAVNTQLSLAVENAAAVSGGKFTTLKGGLPIIYDGQVIGAIGVGGATGEQDAEVAAVGVKELSNALESVENSQAPTEEKAIFGKWLIEDIEGHGVIDNAQTTIQIAEDRSVTGNTGVNRYMAKAKLDGQNIEIEPGPRTTRAAGPPALMDQESRFLTTLQKVKKFHIDVKGLLYLVDDKEKILLRASRIK; via the coding sequence ATGTTAAAAAATGCCCTACAGAGCTATCCCGTTTCCCCTTGGCCCCTCGTTTTGACTCTTCTGATTGGAGTCAACATGGCATCGGCACAACCGGACCAGGCAAAGGTCTTATTCGAAAATGAGCAGCCACTCCCACTCGTGCGAACCAATCGCGCACAATTGACGCTGGCGGGAGCTGAGCGGGCAATTGTTGCGAGTCGCAAACAAGCGGATGCGATGAGTATTCAGGTCAACATTGCTGTCGTCGATGATGGCGGACATCTATTGGCATTCGCACGCATGGATGGGGCCAGACCGGGAAGCGTTTACACGTCGATCACGAAAGCGACATCGGCGGCTACCAAACGAGGGCCGACTGGACCATTGCCAAACGCAGATGCAGTGAATACGCAGTTGAGTCTGGCTGTGGAGAACGCGGCAGCAGTCAGCGGCGGAAAGTTTACGACGCTAAAGGGTGGCCTTCCAATCATTTACGACGGACAAGTCATTGGCGCGATCGGCGTGGGCGGCGCCACTGGAGAACAAGACGCAGAAGTGGCAGCAGTTGGTGTGAAGGAATTGTCAAACGCTTTAGAGAGTGTCGAAAACTCGCAAGCACCGACGGAAGAAAAAGCAATCTTTGGGAAATGGCTGATCGAAGATATTGAAGGTCATGGTGTGATCGACAATGCTCAAACAACAATTCAGATAGCTGAAGATCGTTCTGTAACCGGCAACACTGGAGTGAATCGGTATATGGCTAAGGCGAAGCTTGACGGCCAGAACATTGAAATAGAGCCAGGACCAAGAACAACGCGCGCCGCCGGCCCGCCAGCGCTGATGGATCAGGAATCCAGGTTCCTGACAACGTTACAGAAAGTGAAAAAGTTTCACATCGACGTCAAAGGCTTGCTGTATCTGGTCGATGACAAAGAGAAAATACTTCTGCGCGCATCCAGAATAAAGTAA
- a CDS encoding winged helix-turn-helix transcriptional regulator yields the protein MRICLKNMAGPDLVKCTVYAEVPPHVEYGLTEAEESLNPLLVALKNWEETYTIILRETRAVNPGNET from the coding sequence GTGCGAATCTGCCTGAAAAATATGGCAGGACCTGATCTGGTGAAATGCACTGTCTATGCGGAAGTTCCTCCCCACGTGGAATATGGACTGACAGAAGCAGAGGAATCACTCAATCCCCTCTTGGTGGCTCTTAAGAACTGGGAAGAAACCTACACAATTATATTACGGGAAACGCGGGCAGTTAATCCCGGGAATGAAACCTGA
- a CDS encoding sigma-70 family RNA polymerase sigma factor: protein MDQTQNTEFFVKLLTEHQNRLYGYIYSLLGDRSRTADVVQETNLVLWRKFAEFDPERPFLPWAFSIARFQVLAHLRDHKRDRMLLNEELIQTLAEETEKEAERLGSFQAALRQCLQQLPESHQSLIEQRYLKSQPVNSIAETLNRSAGTIKVSLLRIRRQLAECVEKRLVEGSNG, encoded by the coding sequence ATGGACCAGACTCAAAACACCGAATTTTTTGTCAAACTCCTGACCGAGCATCAGAACCGACTTTACGGATACATCTATTCATTACTTGGAGATCGCAGCCGGACAGCGGACGTCGTACAGGAAACGAATCTGGTGCTTTGGAGAAAGTTCGCTGAATTCGATCCAGAGCGTCCTTTTCTGCCTTGGGCTTTCTCGATTGCCCGTTTCCAGGTACTGGCGCATCTACGCGATCACAAACGGGATCGCATGCTGTTGAACGAAGAACTGATTCAGACGCTCGCCGAAGAAACAGAAAAAGAAGCCGAACGACTCGGTTCCTTTCAGGCTGCCCTTCGCCAATGTCTGCAACAGCTACCCGAGTCTCACCAAAGCCTGATCGAACAACGTTACTTAAAGTCGCAACCAGTAAACTCGATTGCAGAGACATTAAACCGGTCGGCAGGAACCATCAAAGTTTCGTTATTACGTATTCGCAGACAGCTGGCTGAGTGCGTCGAAAAGCGACTGGTGGAGGGCTCAAATGGTTGA
- a CDS encoding LamG-like jellyroll fold domain-containing protein, with amino-acid sequence MVDVNEIDSLLLEWECGTLDDHGIECLRTLLKTSSAARTRFIQMQLLTTALHLEADTGAAEIDTNIAPVGSTVIPAAQPRFRQKRGWNQLALSLLLIVVCLLTGWIFYRETGSRLTRKTQPVSPSMPSQRDPAAEATSEGVALLTRLVDVRWSDSQAPIEVGQALPRGSFQFDQGHAQIEFLCGATLIVEGPAQLELESPTQARVHQGRLRAHVPPAARGFTLQMDDLTVVDLGTEFGLSVTDEGTDVEVFDGEVELHDPSSRIQRLTTGQALLLTDGGEYREKKPEPEKFLDISSLEVKDQQLQSARYERWHAWSKSLRNDSRLIAYYSFAEPGDWERRLVCSKLPLETDLDGAIVGAREVPGRWDAKRALEFKQPADRVRVQIPGEYESLTFAAWVKIDSLDRWYNSLFLTDSYDKGEPHWQILDTGQLYFSIRPVDRGEKGPTDFKALSPTFWNPSLNGKWIHLAVTCDLATSTITHYLNGTILSRHKVPPEQLPETTRFGAASIGNWSSPTLPGQRFAIRNLNGALDELILFASALSPEEIKEMYEHGKP; translated from the coding sequence ATGGTTGATGTCAACGAGATCGACTCACTGTTGCTCGAATGGGAATGTGGTACGCTTGACGACCACGGAATCGAGTGTTTGCGCACCTTGCTCAAAACGAGCTCCGCTGCCCGCACCCGCTTTATCCAGATGCAGTTGTTGACGACGGCCCTGCATCTGGAGGCTGATACTGGAGCTGCAGAAATCGACACAAACATCGCTCCGGTTGGATCTACTGTAATTCCTGCAGCCCAGCCACGTTTCCGACAGAAGCGTGGCTGGAATCAACTGGCTTTATCCCTGCTGCTGATCGTCGTCTGCCTGTTGACAGGTTGGATTTTCTATCGGGAGACAGGCAGTCGGTTAACACGAAAAACACAACCAGTGTCCCCCTCGATGCCGAGCCAGCGTGACCCGGCTGCAGAAGCAACTTCTGAAGGCGTCGCACTGTTGACACGACTGGTCGATGTGCGCTGGTCTGACTCGCAGGCTCCAATCGAAGTGGGACAGGCACTCCCGCGCGGTTCGTTTCAGTTTGATCAGGGACACGCCCAGATTGAGTTTCTCTGTGGTGCCACCCTGATTGTAGAAGGACCGGCGCAGCTTGAGCTGGAATCGCCGACACAGGCGCGTGTTCATCAGGGACGACTCAGGGCTCATGTTCCTCCAGCTGCTCGCGGCTTTACACTGCAGATGGATGACCTGACGGTGGTGGATCTCGGAACTGAATTCGGGCTTTCCGTGACTGACGAGGGCACCGATGTGGAAGTCTTTGACGGCGAAGTCGAACTGCACGATCCTTCTAGCAGAATACAACGCTTAACGACTGGGCAGGCACTGCTCCTGACTGACGGAGGAGAATATCGAGAGAAGAAACCGGAACCGGAGAAATTTCTCGATATCTCTTCTCTGGAAGTCAAAGATCAACAGCTTCAGTCTGCCCGCTATGAAAGGTGGCACGCCTGGTCAAAGTCGCTGCGTAACGATTCGCGACTAATCGCTTATTACTCGTTTGCAGAACCGGGGGACTGGGAACGGCGGCTCGTCTGCAGCAAACTTCCTCTTGAAACGGACCTCGACGGCGCCATTGTTGGAGCACGCGAAGTCCCCGGACGCTGGGATGCCAAACGGGCACTGGAGTTCAAACAGCCTGCAGATCGTGTCCGCGTTCAGATCCCCGGAGAGTACGAGTCACTCACCTTTGCGGCCTGGGTTAAGATCGACAGCCTCGACCGCTGGTACAATTCTCTGTTCCTGACAGACAGCTACGACAAGGGAGAGCCCCATTGGCAGATTCTGGATACCGGTCAGCTTTACTTCTCTATTCGCCCGGTCGATCGTGGAGAAAAAGGACCTACCGATTTCAAAGCCTTGTCCCCCACGTTCTGGAACCCGTCACTGAACGGGAAATGGATTCATCTGGCCGTAACCTGTGATCTCGCGACCAGCACCATTACTCACTATCTGAACGGCACCATCCTGAGCAGACACAAAGTACCGCCGGAACAACTACCTGAAACAACCCGCTTCGGAGCAGCCTCTATCGGGAACTGGTCTTCGCCAACACTCCCCGGTCAGCGTTTCGCGATCCGCAATCTGAATGGTGCGCTGGATGAGTTAATCCTCTTCGCGAGCGCATTATCACCGGAAGAGATTAAGGAGATGTACGAACATGGAAAGCCTTAG